The following coding sequences lie in one Musa acuminata AAA Group cultivar baxijiao chromosome BXJ1-8, Cavendish_Baxijiao_AAA, whole genome shotgun sequence genomic window:
- the LOC135680552 gene encoding type I inositol polyphosphate 5-phosphatase 8-like isoform X1, translating into MRAEHTRMPKSSSWTKTVVWKWFHSKNAESSSDRNTDKLGEQQRRKSCSDKDSSVLGIRDLSGGWVVERSGNLEPPPSQDKSLAGSSLPIENLRVFVGTWNVGGRPPHGGLNLRDWLMSTPSSPADIYVLGFQEIVPLNAGNVLGPEDKGPAGRWLSLIGQTLDSHHRAAPGVPGRCTNAAEKRRVSFPDLSSVELGLEEAEDGGEESLMRRCEEYHLVASKQMVGIFLCVWVRTRLVQCITSLEVSCVGRGIMGCMGNKGSTSVSMTLHRTTFCFVCTHLASGERDEDEGRRNSDVLEIMKRTRFPQARRRIPGAAAPRCPRTILEHDKIIWLGDLNYRLASTGNDTNELLKKQDWQGLLEKDQLRIQHKAGGVFAGWEEGRICFPPTYKYISNSDIYDMNWANSRDKRRTPAWCDRILWRGKGMKQMWYVRGESRFSDHRPVSSLFAVQLDDGHHGVAADQHRTAGADSRGSSSPCSSWGKVQAEEMFLVGRTHSCLEASRF; encoded by the exons ATGAGAGCAGAGCACACTCGGATGCCCAAG TCTTCTTCTTGGACAAAGACCGTTGTCTGGAAATGGTTCCACTCGAAGAACGCAGAGTCCTCCTCTGACCGCAACA CAGATAAACTTGGAGAGCAACAAAGGAGGAAGAGCTGTTCGGACAAGGACAGCAGCGTGCTCGGAATAAGGGACTTGTCAG GTGGGTGGGTGGTGGAGCGCTCCGGCAATCTCGAACCTCCCCCTTCGCAAGACAAGTCACTAGCCGGCTCTTCTCTGCCCATCGAGAACCTCCG GGTGTTCGTGGGGACATGGAACGTGGGAGGGCGACCACCCCACGGTGGGCTCAACCTAAGAGATTGGCTCATGAGCACGCCGTCTTCCCCTGCAGACATCTACGTCCTCGG GTTTCAGGAGATCGTCCCCTTGAACGCCGGGAATGTGCTGGGCCCCGAGGACAAGGGCCCCGCGGGTAGGTGGCTCTCCCTCATTGGTCAGACGCTGGACTCCCACCACAGGGCCGCCCCTGGCGTTCCCGGTCGTTGCACCAACGCCGCGGAGAAGCGGAGGGTCAGCTTCCCAGACCTCTCGTCCGTTGAGCTTGGGCTGGAGGAGGCCGAAGATGGCGGTGAGGAGTCGCTCATGCGGCGCTGCGAGGAGTACCACCTCGTGGCAAGCAAGCAGATGGTGGGGATCTTCCTCTGTGTTTGGGTGCGAACCAGGCTGGTGCAGTGCATCACCAGCCTCGAGGTCTCCTGCGTCGGCAGGGGCATCATGGGCTGCATGGGAAACAAG GGATCGACCTCCGTCAGCatgacacttcaccggaccacgtTCTGCTTCGTTTGCACGCATCTGGCTTCCGGGGAGAGAGATGAAGATGAGGGCCGAAGGAACTCCGATGTGCTGGAGATCATGAAGAGGACGAGGTTCCCACAAGCACGCAGGAGGATTCCAGGAGCAGCAGCACCTCGTTGTCCACGGACAATACTGGAGCATGA TAAGATCATATGGCTTGGAGATCTTAATTATCGACTAGCTTCCACAGGCAACGACACAAACGAACTGTTAAAGAAGCAAGACTGGCAAGGCTTATTAGAGAAGGACCAG CTTCGTATACAACACAAAGCAGGGGGAGTGTTTGCTGGGTGGGAGGAAGGGAGGATATGTTTCCCTCCGACTTACAAATACATTTCTAATTCCGACATTTATGATATGAATTGGGCAAATTCAAGAGACAAAAGACGCACCCCAGCTTG GTGCGACCGTATACTATGGCGAGGGAAGGGGATGAAGCAAATGTGGTACGTGAGAGGAGAGTCGCGGTTCTCCGACCACCGGCCGGTAAGCTCCCTCTTCGCTGTACAGTTGGACGACGGACACCACGGTGTGGCAGCCGACCAGCACAGAACAGCGGGAGCAGATTCAAGAGGCAGCAGCTCGCCGTGCTCATCATGGGGGAAGGTGCAGGCCGAGGAGATGTTCCTCGTAGGGAGAACACACAGCTGCTTGGAAGCCAGCAGATTCTGA
- the LOC135680553 gene encoding receptor-like protein kinase THESEUS 1, which produces MATLRSHHLFLLLLHHGLTVCSAVAAFSPKDNFLINCGANATVTSADGRAFRPDTSGEVSSFVLSPISHDVVQVSSSDVYGSARVFREATAYRFSIKQKGRHFLRLHFQPIRSSLYDMKSASFSVKANEYTLLHNFSCSRLDLCRSAVVKEYIIEVGLVLKQLSVMVTPSNGSIAFINAIEVVSVPGNLVPSVASPVPPGPGVEISARTGFETAYRINVGGPVLDSRNDTLWRVWEDDRPFLVISASVHSISTDPDSIRYPSEVPQYIAPSLVYATAQEMADANVGNQKFNISWVFNIELGFMYLVRLHFCDFLSKSARNLLFNVYINNQSVLSSFDISGKKGFLTAYFVDFIVDVQMDSDRRILVQIGPPELMNFPPDAILNGLEIFKLSDSDDNFDVNHMVHSIDVELTKKQKNEALVTASSCFLGLMFLIIIVVVILLCLRGRRNAKKPTLASFPSTIAPTTHVGNSHTKVSTRSYASSGPSLGIGQLLAFSEIQEATKNFDESLVVGIGGFGKVYKGVLENGLVVAVKRGNPRSQQGLVEFRTEIEMLSKLRHRHLVSLIGHCHEANNMVLVYEFMAGGPLRKHLYGSGLPALSWKQRLEICIGAAKGLHYLHTGAAENIIHRDVKTTNILLDENLTAKVADFGLSKMGPTLDQTHVSTAVKGSFGYLDPEYFRRQQLTEKSDVYSFGVVLLEVLCARPAINPALPRDQVNIVEWAMNWQKRGLLEHIIDPHLARTVSPDSLRKFSGTAEKCLAEHGIDRPSIGDVLWNLEYSLQLQETFLGVIGDGSSSNCIPDLREWIPQVDIAQHDVSVSSDATDVATSRVFSQLMNPKGR; this is translated from the coding sequence ATGGCAACCCTTCGATCTCACCACCTCTTTCTCTTGCTCCTCCATCATGGCCTCACTGTTTGCTCCGCTGTAGCTGCCTTTTCCCCAAAAGACAACTTCTTGATCAACTGTGGAGCTAATGCAACTGTTACGTCGGCCGACGGCCGAGCATTTCGGCCCGACACGTCAGGTGAAGTCTCATCCTTCGTTCTGTCACCCATCTCTCACGACGTGGTTCAAGTCAGCTCATCCGATGTCTACGGAAGTGCTCGTGTCTTTAGAGAAGCAACTGCGTATAGGTTCAGCATCAAACAGAAGGGTAGACATTTCTTGAGGCTGCATTTCCAACCCATAAGGAGCTCCCTGTACGACATGAAATCTGCTTCCTTTTCGGTCAAGGCCAATGAGTACACCCTGCTTCACAATTTTTCTTGTTCAAGGTTGGATCTTTGCAGATCTGCTGTAGTGAAAGAATACATAATCGAAGTGGGTTTGGTTCTGAAACAGCTATCTGTCATGGTGACTCCTTCGAATGGCTCCATCGCGTTCATCAATGCCATCGAAGTTGTATCAGTGCCTGGTAATTTGGTCCCTTCTGTTGCATCCCCTGTTCCTCCAGGGCCTGGTGTCGAGATTTCAGCTCGTACAGGCTTCGAGACTGCATATAGGATCAATGTGGGTGGTCCAGTTTTGGATTCGAGGAACGACACCTTGTGGAGAGTTTGGGAGGATGATCGGCCATTCCTGGTCATTTCAGCTTCGGTGCACAGCATCTCAACTGATCCGGATTCAATCAGATATCCATCTGAAGTACCGCAGTATATAGCACCGAGCTTGGTATATGCCACAGCACAAGAAATGGCAGATGCAAATGTTGGTAACCAGAAGTTCAACATCTCCTGGGTGTTTAACATCGAATTGGGATTTATGTATCTGGTGAGACTGCATTTTTGTGATTTTTTGAGCAAGTCGGCAAGAAACCTTCTGTTCAATGTCTATATCAACAATCAGTCTGTACTAAGCTCATTTGACATATCGGGGAAAAAAGGGTTTCTGACTGCTTACTTTGTGGATTTCATCGTCGATGTCCAAATGGATTCAGATAGGAGGATCCTCGTTCAAATTGGTCCTCCTGAGCTGATGAACTTCCCACCTGATGCAATTCTCAATGGCCTTGAGATCTTCAAACTTAGTGATTCGGACGACAATTTTGATGTGAATCATATGGTGCATTCTATTGATGTTGAGTTGACAAAAAAGCAAAAGAATGAAGCACTTGTTACTGCATCATCATGTTTTCTAGGACTTATGTTTCTAATCATCATTGTTGTAGTGATCTTATTGTGCCTCAGGGGTCGAAGGAATGCTAAGAAGCCAACTTTGGCATCGTTCCCTTCAACCATTGCTCCGACCACCCACGTGGGCAACTCACACACAAAGGTCTCTACTCGTAGCTATGCTTCATCAGGCCCGTCTCTTGGTATAGGCCAGCTACTAGCCTTCTCAGAGATACAAGAAGCAACCAAGAACTTTGATGAGAGCTTGGTTGTAGGTATTGGTGGCTTTGGAAAGGTGTACAAAGGAGTGTTAGAAAATGGGCTTGTGGTGGCAGTAAAACGGGGAAACCCCCGATCCCAGCAAGGTTTGGTTGAGTTTAGGACGGAGATCGAGATGTTATCCAAGCTTCGTCATCGCCACCTGGTTTCCCTCATAGGTCACTGCCATGAAGCCAACAATATGgtgcttgtttatgagttcatggcTGGAGGTCCCCTGCGCAAGCACTTATATGGCTCAGGTCTTCCAGCCCTCTCATGGAAACAAAGGCTTGAGATCTGCATTGGAGCAGCGAAAGGTCTTCATTATCTTCACACAGGAGCTGCCGAGAATATAATACATCGAGATGTTAAGACAACGAATATTCTCCTCGACGAGAATCTTACTGCCAAGGTTGCTGATTTTGGCTTATCTAAGATGGGACCTACACTAGACCAAACTCATGTGAGCACGGCGGTGAAGGGAAGCTTTGGCTATCTTGATCCTGAGTATTTCAGAAGGCAGCAACTAACGGAAAAATCAGATGTATACTCTTTTGGAGTGGTTCTCCTGGAGGTGTTGTGCGCTAGGCCTGCAATCAATCCAGCACTTCCTCGAGATCAGGTTAACATAGTGGAGTGGGCAATGAATTGGCAAAAGCGAGGTCTGCTAGAGCATATAATCGATCCTCATCTTGCAAGGACTGTTAGTCCAGACTCTCTGCGGAAGTTCAGTGGAACAGCTGAGAAGTGCTTAGCAGAACATGGTATCGACAGGCCATCCATAGGGGATGTGTTATGGAATTTGGAATATTCACTTCAACTCCAAGAAACTTTTTTAGGTGTAATCGGCGACGGAAGCAGCAGTAACTGTATCCCAGACCTTCGTGAATGGATACCACAAGTAGACATTGCACAACATGATGTCAGTGTTTCCAGTGATGCAACTGATGTAGCAACAAGCAGAGTGTTCTCGCAGCTGATGAATCCAAAGGGAAGATAG
- the LOC135680551 gene encoding uncharacterized protein LOC135680551: protein MAWLRAVSGVATSAIRRNLAQAPHHTARLRALPHPPARTFHSTALRRKAESAAPIPRPVPLSRLSDSFLDGTSSVYLEELQRAWEADPNSVDESWDNFFRNFVGQAATSPGISGQTIQESMRLLLLVRAYQVNGHMKAKLDPLGLEEREIPEDLDLGLYGFTDADLDREFFLGVWRMAGFLSENRPVQTLREILNRLEQAYCGNVGYEYMHIPDRDKCNWIRDKIETVKPREYSRDRREVILDRLIWSTEFENFLATKWTAAKRFGLEGGETLIPGMKEMFDRAADLGVESIVIGMPHRGRLNVLGNVVRKPLRQIFSEFSGGTKPVDGEVGLYTGTGDVKYHLGTSYDRPTRGGKRIHLSLVANPSHLEAVDPVVIGKTRAKQYHSNDTKRMKNMGVLIHGDGSFAGQGVVYETLHLSALPNYTTGGTIHIVINNQVAFTTDPRSGRSSQYCTDVAKALNAPIFHVNGDDMEAVVHVCELAAEWRMTFHSDVVVDVVCYRRFGHNEIDEPSFTQPKMYQVIRNHPSALEIYQNKLLESGEISKEEIDRIRSKVTSILNEEFINSKDYVPKRRDWLSAFWTGFKSPEQISRIRNTGVRPEILKRVGQAITSLPENFKPHRAVKKIFEQRGQMIETGEGIDWAMGEALAFATLIIEGNHVRLSGQDVERGTFSHRHSVIHDQQTGEKYCPLDHVLMNQDEEMFTVSNSSLSEFAVLGFESGYSMENPNSLVLWEAQFGDFSNGAQVMFDQFLSSGESKWLRQTGLVLLLPHGYDGQGPEHSSARLERFLQMSDDNPYVIPEMEPTLRKQIQECNWQIVNVTTPANYFHVLRRQIHREFRKPLIVMSPKNLLRHKDCKSNLSEFDDLEGHPGFDMQGTRFKRLVKDQNNHKEVEEGINRLILCSGKVYYELHEERKKLDRKDVAICRVEQLCPFPYDLIQRELKRYPNAEIVWCQEEPMNMGAYGYITPRLYTTMRMLGRGTFEDIKYVGRAPSAATATGFYSVHVQEQTELVQKAMQPDPISHPH, encoded by the exons ATGGCGTGGCTTAGGGCCGTGTCAGGTGTGGCCACATCGGCAATTAGGAGAAACCTGGCTCAAGCGCCGCATCACACCGCCAGACTGCGCGCCCTGCCCCATCCGCCGGCCCGGACCTTCCACTCCACTGCCCTCAGACGCAAGGCCGAGTCAGCCGCGCCGATCCCCCGCCCCGTGCCCCTCTCCCGTCTGTCCGACAGCTTCCTCGACGGCACCAGCAGTGTCTACTTGGAGGAGCTGCAGAGGGCCTGGGAAGCCGACCCCAACAGCGTCGATGAATCCTGGGACAACTTCTTTAGGAACTTTGTTGGACAGGCTGCCACCTCGCCGGGAATCTCCGGCCAGACCATCCAGGAGAGCATGAGATTGCTGCTGCTTGTCAGGGCCTACCAGGTCAACGGCCACATGAAGGCCAAGTTGGATCCTTTGGGTCTAGAGGAGCGGGAGATTCCGGAGGATTTGGATTTGGGCCTCTATGGATTCACGGACGCAGACTTGGATAGGGAATTCTTCCTCGGTGTGTGGAGGATGGCCGGCTTCTTGTCGGAGAACCGCCCTGTGCAGACCCTCCGCGAGATATTGAACAGACTGGAGCAGGCATATTGTGGGAATGTGGGGTATGAGTACATGCACATCCCTGATAGGGATAAGTGCAATTGGATAAGGGACAAGATCGAGACGGTGAAACCAAGGGAATACAGTCGGGATCGTCGTGAAGTCATTCTTGACAGGCTCATTTGGAGCACTGAGTTTGAGAATTTCTTAGCTACCAAGTGGACAGCTGCAAAGAGGTTTGGCCTCGAAGGTGGAGAAACCCTGATTCCAGGAATGAAGGAGATGTTCGATAGAGCGGCTGACCTAGGGGTGGAGAGCATTGTTATTGGAATGCCTCATAGAGGAAGGTTGAATGTCTTGGGTAATGTTGTCAGGAAACCGTTGCGCCAGATTTTTAGTGAATTTAGTGGTGGCACAAAGCCTGTGGATGGAGAAGTTGGGTTGTATACAGGAACTGGTGATGTGAAATACCATTTGGGTACTTCATATGATAGGCCGACCAGGGGTGGGAAAAGGATTCACTTGTCTTTAGTTGCCAATCCAAGTCATTTGGAGGCTGTTGATCCTGTTGTGATTGGGAAGACAAGAGCAAAACAATACCACTCCAATGATACCAAGAGGATGAAAAATATGGGTGTATTGATCCATGGAGATGGAAGCTTTGCGGGGCAGGGTGTGGTTTATGAGACTCTACATCTCAGTGCTCTTCCCAACTACACTACTGGTGGAACAATTCACATAGTGATTAACAACCAGGTCGCTTTCACCACTGATCCTAGGTCAGGAAGGTCTTCTCAATACTGTACAGACGTTGCTAAAGCATTGAATGCACCAATCTTTCATGTCAATGGAGATGATATGGAAGCAGTTGTACATGTTTGTGAGCTTGCAGCAGAGTGGCGAATGACATTCCATTCTGATGTGGTGGTTGATGTTGTTTGTTACAGACGATTTGGCCACAATGAGATAGATGAACCCTCTTTCACACAACCAAAGATGTATCAG GTCATTCGGAATCATCCAAGTGCACTTGAAATTTACCAAAACAAGCTTTTAGAGTCAGGAGAGATCTCTAAAGAAGAGATTGATAGGATCCGCAGCAAAGTCACTTCCATTCTGAACGAGGAGTTCATTAATAGCAAAGACTATGTTCCAAAAAGGAGGGACTGGCTTTCAGCATTTTGGACAGGATTTAAATCTCCAGAACAGATATCACGTATTCGAAACACTGG AGTTAGACCTGAGATTTTAAAGCGCGTTGGACAAGCCATTACATCTCTTCCTGAAAATTTCAAGCCTCATAGAGCAGTCAAAAAGATCTTCGAGCAACGTGGTCAGATGATTGAAACTGGGGAAGGCATTGACTGGGCAATGGGAGAGGCGCTAGCTTTTGCTACTCTTATCATAGAAGGAAACCATGTTAGGTTGAGTGGCCAAGATGTCGAAAGAGGTACATTTAGTCATCGCCATTCAGTTATTCATGACCAACAAACGGGAGAGAAGTACTGCCCTCTGGATCATGTTCTGATGAACCAGGATGAGGAGATGTTCACTGTCAGCAACAG TTCGCTTTCAGAGTTTGCTGTCCTTGGATTTGAATCAGGATACTCAATGGAAAATCCTAATTCATTGGTACTTTGGGAAGCTCAGTTTGGTGACTTCTCGAATGGTGCTCAGGTAATGTTTGATCAGTTTTTGAGCAGCGGAGAATCCAAGTGGCTTCGCCAAACTGGGCTTGTTCTTCTACTTCCCCATGGTTATGATGGTCAAGGCCCAGAACATTCAAGTGCACGACTGGAGCGTTTCCTCCAG ATGAGCGACGATAACCCGTATGTAATTCCTGAGATGGAACCAACTCTACGGAAACAAATCCAGGAATGTAATTGGCAAATTGTCAATGTGACAACTCCTGCTAATTATTTCCATGTTCTGCGACGTCAG ATCCATAGGGAGTTCCGGAAACCTCTGATTGTAATGTCTCCCAAGAACCTGCTTCGTCACAAGGACTGCAAATCAAATCTATCTGAGTTTGATGATCTGGAGGGCCATCCAGGATTTGATATGCAAGGAACACGCTTCAAGCGCCTTGTAAAGGACCAGAATAATCACAAAGAAGTTGAGGAGGGCATTAATCGTCTCATCTTGTGCTCTGGAAAG GTCTATTATGAGCTTCACGAAGAACGTAAGAAGTTGGACCGTAAGGATGTTGCAATTTGTAGAGTCGAACAGCTCTGCCCATTCCCTTATGACCTAATTCAAAGAGAGCTTAAGCGATATCCAA ATGCAGAGATCGTCTGGTGTCAGGAAGAGCCGATGAACATGGGTGCATACGGTTACATCACTCCTCGCCTATATACCACGATGAGGATGCTCGGTCGGGGGACTTTTGAAGATATCAAATATGTTGGAAGGGCACCTTCTGCCGCAACAGCTACCGGTTTCTACTCGGTTCACGTCCAGGAGCAGACTGAGCTTGTACAGAAAGCAATGCAGCCTGATCCGATCAGTCATCCTCATTAA
- the LOC135680552 gene encoding type I inositol polyphosphate 5-phosphatase 8-like isoform X2, giving the protein MRAEHTRMPKSSSWTKTVVWKWFHSKNAESSSDRNNKLGEQQRRKSCSDKDSSVLGIRDLSGGWVVERSGNLEPPPSQDKSLAGSSLPIENLRVFVGTWNVGGRPPHGGLNLRDWLMSTPSSPADIYVLGFQEIVPLNAGNVLGPEDKGPAGRWLSLIGQTLDSHHRAAPGVPGRCTNAAEKRRVSFPDLSSVELGLEEAEDGGEESLMRRCEEYHLVASKQMVGIFLCVWVRTRLVQCITSLEVSCVGRGIMGCMGNKGSTSVSMTLHRTTFCFVCTHLASGERDEDEGRRNSDVLEIMKRTRFPQARRRIPGAAAPRCPRTILEHDKIIWLGDLNYRLASTGNDTNELLKKQDWQGLLEKDQLRIQHKAGGVFAGWEEGRICFPPTYKYISNSDIYDMNWANSRDKRRTPAWCDRILWRGKGMKQMWYVRGESRFSDHRPVSSLFAVQLDDGHHGVAADQHRTAGADSRGSSSPCSSWGKVQAEEMFLVGRTHSCLEASRF; this is encoded by the exons ATGAGAGCAGAGCACACTCGGATGCCCAAG TCTTCTTCTTGGACAAAGACCGTTGTCTGGAAATGGTTCCACTCGAAGAACGCAGAGTCCTCCTCTGACCGCAACA ATAAACTTGGAGAGCAACAAAGGAGGAAGAGCTGTTCGGACAAGGACAGCAGCGTGCTCGGAATAAGGGACTTGTCAG GTGGGTGGGTGGTGGAGCGCTCCGGCAATCTCGAACCTCCCCCTTCGCAAGACAAGTCACTAGCCGGCTCTTCTCTGCCCATCGAGAACCTCCG GGTGTTCGTGGGGACATGGAACGTGGGAGGGCGACCACCCCACGGTGGGCTCAACCTAAGAGATTGGCTCATGAGCACGCCGTCTTCCCCTGCAGACATCTACGTCCTCGG GTTTCAGGAGATCGTCCCCTTGAACGCCGGGAATGTGCTGGGCCCCGAGGACAAGGGCCCCGCGGGTAGGTGGCTCTCCCTCATTGGTCAGACGCTGGACTCCCACCACAGGGCCGCCCCTGGCGTTCCCGGTCGTTGCACCAACGCCGCGGAGAAGCGGAGGGTCAGCTTCCCAGACCTCTCGTCCGTTGAGCTTGGGCTGGAGGAGGCCGAAGATGGCGGTGAGGAGTCGCTCATGCGGCGCTGCGAGGAGTACCACCTCGTGGCAAGCAAGCAGATGGTGGGGATCTTCCTCTGTGTTTGGGTGCGAACCAGGCTGGTGCAGTGCATCACCAGCCTCGAGGTCTCCTGCGTCGGCAGGGGCATCATGGGCTGCATGGGAAACAAG GGATCGACCTCCGTCAGCatgacacttcaccggaccacgtTCTGCTTCGTTTGCACGCATCTGGCTTCCGGGGAGAGAGATGAAGATGAGGGCCGAAGGAACTCCGATGTGCTGGAGATCATGAAGAGGACGAGGTTCCCACAAGCACGCAGGAGGATTCCAGGAGCAGCAGCACCTCGTTGTCCACGGACAATACTGGAGCATGA TAAGATCATATGGCTTGGAGATCTTAATTATCGACTAGCTTCCACAGGCAACGACACAAACGAACTGTTAAAGAAGCAAGACTGGCAAGGCTTATTAGAGAAGGACCAG CTTCGTATACAACACAAAGCAGGGGGAGTGTTTGCTGGGTGGGAGGAAGGGAGGATATGTTTCCCTCCGACTTACAAATACATTTCTAATTCCGACATTTATGATATGAATTGGGCAAATTCAAGAGACAAAAGACGCACCCCAGCTTG GTGCGACCGTATACTATGGCGAGGGAAGGGGATGAAGCAAATGTGGTACGTGAGAGGAGAGTCGCGGTTCTCCGACCACCGGCCGGTAAGCTCCCTCTTCGCTGTACAGTTGGACGACGGACACCACGGTGTGGCAGCCGACCAGCACAGAACAGCGGGAGCAGATTCAAGAGGCAGCAGCTCGCCGTGCTCATCATGGGGGAAGGTGCAGGCCGAGGAGATGTTCCTCGTAGGGAGAACACACAGCTGCTTGGAAGCCAGCAGATTCTGA